A portion of the Pseudomonas synxantha BG33R genome contains these proteins:
- a CDS encoding AraC family transcriptional regulator, which translates to MDPLSDVLSLLRIRNYHSATLSLGGDWAFTFPEREGIKFTAVVKGSCWLQVDGEQQPQRLHQGDCFLMTRGMPFSLYSDMSQPVMNSDGHFQTLAADELALHYGGDETQLVGGRFDFTGVPTQLLLSGLPSLVHVQGNEPQASVLRWALERFTSELQQKRPGRSLMNEHLAHLMLVEVLRTHLATLESSGIGWFYGLADRNLSVALSAMHADPAHRWSVQELAQLATMSRSAFALRFKQVVGAAPMEYLTYWRMLLASDRLKNSDDSVSTIAFSLGYESESAFSTAFKRVMLQSPRHYVREHAAQV; encoded by the coding sequence ATGGATCCTCTGTCCGACGTCCTTTCATTGTTGAGAATCCGTAATTACCACTCCGCCACGCTGTCCTTGGGCGGTGATTGGGCCTTCACCTTTCCTGAACGCGAAGGCATCAAGTTCACCGCGGTGGTCAAGGGCAGTTGCTGGCTGCAAGTGGATGGAGAACAGCAACCGCAGCGACTGCATCAGGGCGATTGCTTTCTGATGACCAGAGGCATGCCTTTTTCGCTCTACAGTGATATGTCCCAGCCGGTGATGAATTCCGACGGTCACTTTCAAACCCTTGCGGCGGACGAACTGGCCCTGCATTACGGCGGCGATGAAACTCAGTTGGTCGGTGGCCGCTTTGACTTCACCGGTGTCCCTACTCAATTGCTACTCAGCGGCCTGCCCTCGCTGGTTCACGTACAAGGCAATGAACCGCAGGCCTCGGTCCTGCGCTGGGCGCTGGAGCGGTTCACCTCGGAGTTGCAGCAGAAGCGCCCAGGCCGCTCGCTGATGAACGAACACTTGGCGCACCTGATGCTGGTCGAAGTTTTGCGCACTCACTTGGCGACCCTGGAAAGCAGCGGCATCGGGTGGTTTTACGGTTTGGCCGACCGCAACCTCAGTGTTGCCTTGAGCGCGATGCACGCCGACCCAGCCCATCGCTGGAGCGTCCAGGAACTGGCGCAACTGGCAACCATGTCGCGCTCGGCGTTCGCGTTGCGCTTCAAGCAGGTGGTCGGCGCAGCCCCCATGGAGTACCTGACGTACTGGCGCATGTTGCTGGCCAGTGATCGGTTGAAGAACTCCGATGACTCGGTGTCCACCATTGCGTTCTCATTAGGTTATGAGTCCGAAAGCGCATTCAGCACGGCATTCAAGCGCGTCATGTTGCAGTCGCCCCGCCACTATGTGCGCGAGCATGCCGCCCAGGTTTAG
- a CDS encoding aldehyde dehydrogenase family protein: MHIHFDASYGPLINGVFETDDKSRSFAAVDPATGRHLAYIRYCDATDVDRAVNAAHAAFPAWRAMGQQMRARLVNLLADEIEEHSERLAMIDAHDVGRCISEVRKDYLTAVRHYRYFASVIMAHEDTGREIDGGYAIAKREPLGVCGQIIPWNAPAIMAAFKLAPALVAGNTVVLKPDENASLSTLELGKLINKIFPAGVVNMVTGLGEVVGAALSEHPLVRKLSFTGSTQVGRTVAGVAARRLVPATLELGGKSANIVFPDIDDIDAVVDNATFAAIHNNGQSCLAGTRLFVHAAIFEVFKQKLIAAFNRVKVGSPLSEESRVSCLINAQQGERVLSYITMGLEEGAELLAGGGRAVVSGSEYGYFIQPTLLLTHNDMSICQEEIFGPVLSLIVWDDYETMIAQANDTEYGLASGIYTSNLQHAMETAARLEAGSVWVNRYSNITDGTAFGGYKNSGIGREFCRETLNAYTQIKTVTVQARLPNVWFAER; this comes from the coding sequence ATGCATATCCATTTTGATGCGTCTTATGGTCCACTGATCAACGGGGTGTTTGAAACTGACGATAAATCGCGCTCGTTTGCCGCAGTCGACCCCGCCACGGGCAGGCACTTGGCCTATATCCGCTATTGCGATGCCACGGACGTCGACCGCGCCGTTAATGCAGCGCATGCAGCGTTTCCAGCCTGGCGTGCCATGGGCCAGCAGATGCGCGCACGTTTGGTAAATCTGCTGGCGGACGAGATAGAAGAGCACAGTGAACGCCTGGCCATGATCGATGCCCATGACGTGGGCCGTTGCATCAGCGAAGTACGCAAGGACTACCTTACCGCCGTCCGGCACTATCGCTATTTCGCCTCAGTGATCATGGCTCATGAAGACACTGGTCGGGAAATCGACGGTGGTTACGCTATTGCCAAGCGTGAACCCTTGGGTGTGTGCGGACAGATCATTCCCTGGAACGCGCCGGCGATTATGGCTGCGTTCAAGCTCGCTCCGGCATTGGTAGCCGGCAATACCGTTGTCCTGAAGCCCGATGAAAACGCTTCTTTATCGACGCTTGAATTAGGCAAGCTGATTAACAAGATCTTCCCAGCCGGGGTGGTAAACATGGTCACCGGGTTGGGTGAGGTAGTCGGTGCGGCGTTGAGCGAGCATCCTCTGGTCAGGAAGCTGTCATTTACTGGCAGTACGCAAGTCGGTCGCACCGTGGCCGGTGTGGCCGCCCGGCGTCTGGTGCCCGCGACACTCGAACTGGGGGGCAAGAGCGCCAATATTGTGTTCCCCGATATCGACGACATTGATGCGGTGGTCGATAACGCCACCTTCGCAGCTATTCATAACAACGGGCAGTCATGCCTGGCCGGCACCCGCTTGTTTGTGCATGCCGCGATTTTTGAAGTGTTCAAGCAAAAGCTGATTGCCGCGTTCAATCGTGTGAAAGTGGGGTCTCCGCTGTCCGAAGAGTCGCGGGTCAGTTGCCTGATCAACGCGCAACAAGGTGAGCGTGTGTTGAGCTACATCACTATGGGCTTAGAGGAGGGCGCCGAGCTGCTCGCGGGGGGCGGTCGCGCAGTCGTATCAGGTAGTGAATACGGTTACTTCATCCAGCCAACCTTGTTACTAACGCATAATGACATGAGCATCTGCCAGGAAGAGATTTTTGGCCCGGTACTCTCGCTGATCGTGTGGGATGATTATGAAACGATGATCGCCCAGGCCAATGACACCGAATACGGTTTGGCGTCCGGAATCTATACCAGTAACTTGCAGCACGCTATGGAAACCGCAGCAAGGTTGGAGGCGGGATCGGTGTGGGTCAATCGTTATTCGAACATTACCGATGGCACCGCCTTTGGCGGCTATAAAAATAGTGGTATTGGCCGAGAGTTCTGTCGGGAGACCCTGAATGCCTACACGCAGATCAAAACTGTGACGGTACAAGCAAGGTTGCCGAATGTATGGTTCGCCGAAAGATAA